One Methylobacterium sp. AMS5 genomic region harbors:
- a CDS encoding dicarboxylate/amino acid:cation symporter → MAHSATHDAGAPGTSGAHTPWYRVLYIQVLIAIVLGVLLGWLSPEWGKSLKWLGDGFIALIKMLIAPIIFCTIVHGIASIGDLKKVGRVGLKALIYFEVVSSLALLIGIVVGEVVQPGAGFGADVSKLDAKAVEGYASKAAADSTVAHLLGIIPKSFFDAFATGDLLQVLLISVLTGVVLTGMGKKGESITHGIDAAGQVFFRIIGLIVKLAPLGAFGAMAFTVGQYGIGKVIDLAWLVGTFYTTSLLFIFVVLGGIAAFAGFSIIKFLAYIKDELLIVLGTSSSETVLPHMMTKMKRLGASDSVVGLVIPTGYSFNLDGTNIYMTLTTLFLAQAVGADLTVGQYATIFLVAMLTSKGASGVTGAGFITLAATLAAIPGAPVPVAAMTLVLGVDKFMSECRALTNLIGNGVATIVVSRWEGELDRKKLAEVMAHPVSIGTEISDEAPEGPGEDEPTPAPKVVAAQ, encoded by the coding sequence ATGGCCCATTCAGCAACCCATGATGCGGGCGCCCCCGGCACGTCCGGCGCGCACACCCCCTGGTACCGGGTGCTCTACATCCAGGTGCTGATCGCCATCGTGCTCGGCGTGCTGCTCGGCTGGCTCTCACCGGAATGGGGCAAGTCGCTCAAATGGCTCGGCGACGGCTTCATCGCGCTGATCAAGATGCTGATCGCGCCGATCATCTTCTGCACCATCGTCCACGGCATCGCCTCGATCGGCGACCTGAAGAAGGTCGGCCGCGTCGGCCTCAAGGCCCTGATCTACTTCGAGGTCGTCTCCTCCCTCGCGCTCCTCATCGGCATCGTCGTCGGCGAGGTGGTCCAGCCGGGCGCCGGCTTCGGCGCCGACGTGTCGAAGCTCGATGCCAAGGCGGTCGAGGGCTACGCCAGCAAGGCGGCGGCGGATTCGACCGTCGCCCACCTCCTCGGCATCATTCCCAAGAGCTTCTTCGACGCCTTCGCCACGGGCGACCTGCTGCAGGTGCTGCTGATCTCGGTGCTGACCGGCGTCGTGCTCACCGGCATGGGCAAGAAGGGCGAGAGCATCACCCACGGCATCGACGCGGCGGGTCAGGTCTTCTTCCGCATCATCGGCCTCATCGTGAAACTCGCGCCCCTCGGCGCCTTCGGCGCCATGGCCTTCACGGTGGGCCAGTACGGCATCGGCAAGGTCATCGACCTCGCTTGGCTGGTGGGCACGTTCTACACCACCTCGCTGCTGTTCATCTTCGTCGTGCTCGGCGGCATCGCGGCCTTTGCCGGCTTCTCGATCATCAAGTTCCTCGCCTACATCAAGGACGAGCTGCTGATCGTGCTCGGCACCTCCTCCTCGGAGACCGTGCTGCCGCACATGATGACCAAGATGAAGCGCCTGGGCGCCTCGGACTCGGTCGTCGGCCTCGTGATCCCGACGGGCTACTCGTTCAACCTCGACGGCACCAATATCTACATGACGCTCACCACGCTGTTCCTGGCGCAGGCAGTGGGCGCCGATCTCACGGTCGGGCAGTACGCGACGATCTTCCTCGTCGCGATGCTGACCTCGAAAGGTGCCTCGGGCGTCACCGGCGCGGGCTTCATAACCCTCGCCGCGACGCTGGCCGCCATCCCCGGCGCACCGGTGCCGGTGGCGGCGATGACCCTGGTGCTCGGCGTCGATAAATTCATGTCGGAATGCCGCGCGCTGACCAACCTCATCGGCAACGGTGTGGCCACGATCGTCGTCTCCCGCTGGGAGGGCGAGCTCGACAGGAAGAAGCTCGCCGAAGTGATGGCGCATCCGGTCTCGATCGGCACCGAGATCTCCGACGAGGCGCCGGAAGGCCCCGGCGAGGATGAGCCGACCCCCGCTCCGAAGGTTGTGGCAGCGCAGTAA